Proteins encoded together in one Chitinophaga sp. LS1 window:
- a CDS encoding GNAT family N-acetyltransferase gives MQPFSIRLATEKDFPAIFLLIREFAVFQKSEDKVSITPEQMLADKELFQAFVVEVDGIIVGFATFFWTYYSWSGKALYLDDLYLQPSVRGQGMGKGLLQSVIELARSRNCKKVRWQVSNWNHHAIEFYQKMGATVDGVELNCDLLLN, from the coding sequence ATGCAACCATTTTCTATCCGACTTGCTACAGAAAAAGATTTTCCAGCTATTTTTTTGCTAATTCGCGAGTTTGCTGTTTTCCAGAAATCAGAGGATAAGGTCAGTATTACCCCTGAGCAGATGCTGGCTGATAAGGAGCTGTTTCAGGCATTTGTGGTGGAGGTTGATGGTATCATTGTAGGGTTTGCTACTTTCTTCTGGACGTATTATTCCTGGAGTGGGAAGGCACTGTACCTGGATGACCTTTATCTACAGCCTTCTGTGAGAGGGCAGGGAATGGGGAAGGGCTTGTTGCAATCGGTGATTGAACTGGCCCGTTCCCGGAATTGTAAAAAGGTGAGGTGGCAGGTATCCAATTGGAACCACCATGCGATTGAGTTTTATCAAAAGATGGGGGCGACGGTGGATGGTGTTGAATTGAATTGTGATTTATTATTGAATTAG